Genomic segment of Fibrobacter sp. UWH6:
TCCAGTTGTAGCTGGGATTGTTGTTGGGTTTTTCGGCCATATAGTTTGTATACAAACCGGTCAAGTCGAAGGGGAAAGTCATATTGGTCCACAAGGTCATATAGGAGTTGGGCATCAACACCATATTCATCTTGAGGGTAGCGTCAACAGCGGTACGAGCCTTGTCGTCGCCGTACACCGGAGCGATTTCGGTGTAGTCGAAATTCTTGACGCGGAAGGCCATGTAACCGGAGACAGCCAGCGGAACATCGTCCTTACCCATGAGGGTAGATTCCATGTCGTTGGCCAGGGTATCCAGGTTTTCCTGGATGGCGGCAACGCGCTGTTCGGCGGTCAGGTCCTTAGGAATATAGACCTTGGCTTCGGGAGCAACCTTTGCGGGAGCCTTTTCAACATTGGCACCGCCGAGAGGCTGAACTTCTTCGGCAGCGGCCACTTCTTCGGCAGGAGCGGCAGGTTCAACCTCAGTAGCCGGTTCGGCTTCGGAAGCATAAGAATCGGAGCCATAGGTATCAGAAGAGTATGCATCGTAGAAAGATTCGTTGGAAGAGCTTTCTTCAGAAACGCTTTCTTCTGCGGGAGCTTCTACAGCGGAAGCTTCGGAACCGTAATCGGAATAATCATCCTCTTGAGCAAGAGCAAGAGAGGAGCAAAGCAGGGTTGTTGCTAATAGAGATAATTTGCGCATATAATCCTAGTCCTCTTAGATCTCATTGCGGAACGGATAGTAGGCAGGACCCTCGTAAGCCTTGCCATGCTTCTTAATAACAATATCGTCCATCCAGACCTTGAAGGATTCGTTTTCGTCCTTACGAACTTCGAGGCGGAAGCCCTTGAAATTAGACCAGTTGAAGGGGAGCATCACTTCGCGAGTATTCTTGGCATCCCAGTACACACCAGTGGTACCGAAAAGCTTCAGAGGAATGCTAAAGCGGGTCCATTCGGTGGTAATTTCACCGAGACCCTTGGAACGGAGCTTGACCTGCAGGGATTCACCGTTACTCTTAACGCCATCATCCACAAGCACGAACAGAGCGTTTTCACCACCCTGGGCACCCTTGATCCAGAACTCCAGGACGCCGTCTTCCAGGTACGGAGCCAGGTCTACGGAACCGGCAATACAGATTGCGATACCGGAGTAGTCGCTAGCGATCAATTCCATTTCCATGGAAAGAGCGCCTTCCATGGCGTACTTATCCGTGAGGACCGGTTCGGGGTTTTCACGGGGATACTGGTAGGTATATCCACCACCACGGGGAATTGCTTCACGCATGATGACGGTTACAACATCCTTATCCGGGCGGAAGGACTTGCCTTCTTTAAGGACAAAACGACCAGCATCGCGATCGCGATAGCTGCTAAAGGAAGCCGCATCAGCTAGGGAAACGGCAAGAAGCATGCCCAAGGCACACTTCAGTAACGACGAGATTCTCATATATTTCATATCCTAAGGAGTCTCCAAAAACGGACGGTGCTCAAATATAATCAAATTTGAATACAAGCCCAAAAATAACATTTTTATATGCACTACGAATACCAGTTTCTCAAAAAAACATGTTTTCCGATGTAAACAAAAAAAACATTTTATCAATATGACCCTCAACGAATTAAATTTATGTTTACAATACCGACTTTTACACTACGGGAAAGGTTTTATGAAACGAATTCTGTCCACTCTCGCCATTGTATCTTCTGCCCTAATTTGGCAGGCTTGTTCCGACGATCCGGCCAGTTCCAGCGAGGAACCGGGCTCCTCCGCGTCTGCACTTCCCACCAGTAGCGCAGGCATCGATGAGGACGAACCCACAGGTCAGTCCTCGCTTCCGGATTACAGCCGCGCCATCGCCGTCAACAAGATGCTGGGACACGGCATCAACTTCGGTAACTCCTGGGATTCCGGCATCGATCCCCAGAAAAAGTGCGAAGAAGGCAAGGAAAACGACCGGTGCTACACAGAAGGCAAGGTCTACGACTACCTGGACGAAAAGTGGAACAACCCCATTGATGACGAATGGTTCAAGATTGCCAAGGACGCAGGTTTCCAGTCTATCCGTCTGCCGGTTCGTTGGAACCAGACCGCCCTGCAGGAACCTCCCTATACTATCCAGGCGGAACGCGTAGCCGGTGTGAAGCACCATATTGACGTGGCCAACAGCCTCGGCATGCCCGTGGTCATCAACCAGCACCACTTTAACGAACTTTATGAAAACCCCGACAAGTACTTGCCGCAGTTCTACGCCATCTGGGAACAGATTGCCGAAGAATTCAAGGATTACAGCAACGACTCCCTGGTTTTCGAAGTCCTGAACGAATCTCGCGGAAAGTCGGATAAAATCCTGGCCCAGATGACTGACAGCGCCATCAAGATCATCCGCAAGACCAATCCGGGCAGAACCATCATGATTGACCCGGGTAACTACGGTAAGTTCGATCTGATGGGCGATTTCGCCGATATCAAGGACAGCAACATCATTATCGACGGTCACTACTATGAACCTTATAGCTACAGCCACCAGGGACACAACGGCGCTTGCGGCTCCCTCTGGAAGCCCATCGACCAGACCGCAGCTCTCTCCATCGTCGCCGACTTGAAGAATTACGTCCAGCTGGCAAAGAAAACCTTCCCCGGCAAGAACGGAACCTACGCCCCCCTGTACATCGGTGAATTTGGCGCCTCTTCCGCCTGCGAAGCCGAAGGCGTAGACGACGAAAACAGATCCTATTATATCAAGGCTATCGTGGAAGTCGCCAACCAGCTGGGCTATACCTGGGCCATCTGGGGCTTTACCGGAGTTCAGTTCGACATCTACGACAAGGGTGCCGGCGAATGGTACCCCAAGATTCTGGAAGTTCTTCAGAAGAATATGTAATAATCTACGGTCGAACGATAGAACCGGCCCAATGATCGTCAAAGAAGGCTTGGAACAGATGTTCCGGGCCTTTTTTCAATTCCTCGATGACTTCGGAGGCGGGGCGGCCGCTACGGTACAGCATACGGTAGGCCTGTTCCAGGTTGCGGATACGTTCTTCGGGGAATTCTTCGGGATGGAGGCGGAGAGCGTGGAGATTAAGACCACAATAACGGATAGGGGTTCCCGATGCCTTGGTACACGGAGGGACGTCGCGGTCCACCTTATAGGTTCCGCCCACGAAAGCGTATGCACCCACCTGGTTGCGCTGCTGGATGGCAGTAACGCCACCGATGGTAGCGAACTCACCGATGCGAACATGACCGCCAAACTGGCAACCATTGGCGATAACGGCACCGCGGCCAATCTGGCAGTCGTGACCGATGTGGGAATAGGCCATGATCAGAACCTGGTCGCCGACGCGGGTGCAACCTCCCCCCTGGACGGTTCCGCGGTTTAACGTACAGTATTCGCGGATGGTGCAGTGGGCGCCGATTTCTAGGCGGGTTTCTTCCCCGGCGTACTTCAGGTCTTGTGGGGGCGCCCCCAGAACGGCACCATCATACACATGGGTTTCAGGTTTGATGTTCACTCCGCCATACACATGTACCCTGGATTCCAGGACCACGCCTTCTCCGATTTCAGCCCCTTCATCTACCAGGCACCAGGGCCCGACAACAGCAGAATCGGGGATTTTTACAGAAGGATGGACAAATGCGGAAACGTGAATCATGGCAAAAAAGTAGAAATTTCCTAAATTTGCGAACACCATGGGTAGTGTAATTATCGGCAGCCTCACTGCACTCTATGTGCTCCTGTTCCTATTCTTTGTAATAGGGCTGTTGAAGACGCACCGTTACAAGGGTGTGAAGGCCACTCCCACCGTTTCTGTGGTGGTCCCCATGCGTAATGAAGAGGAATTTGCCCTGCGCACCCTGGAGGCCCTGGCGGTCCAGGATTATGTGGGGGAATGGGAAGTAATCTGCGTAGACGACCGTTCTACGGATTCTACCAGGGAGATTCTCGAGAAGTTTGCCGCAGACCATCCGCGATTCCGTGTGCTTTCGCTGGACCCGAACCTGCCCCAAATCGCAAGCCCCAAGAAGCGAGCCCTGGAAAGCGCCTTCAAGATTGCAAAGTACGAAGTGCTCTTGACCATGGATGCCGACTGCATTCCCCGCAAGAGCTGGATTACCGCCATGGCGGGCCGCTTCGTAGACGGAATCTGCATTGTCCAAGGTCCGAAACAGAATAACGGCACCCGCACCATGCCTCACCTTTTCCAGAAACTGGAAACCCTGGGCTACACCGCCATGGAAGCCGCCGGTTTCAGCTGGGGACACCCCATCGTGGCAAGTGCTGCCTGCCTGGCCTACAAG
This window contains:
- a CDS encoding glycosyltransferase, whose translation is MGSVIIGSLTALYVLLFLFFVIGLLKTHRYKGVKATPTVSVVVPMRNEEEFALRTLEALAVQDYVGEWEVICVDDRSTDSTREILEKFAADHPRFRVLSLDPNLPQIASPKKRALESAFKIAKYEVLLTMDADCIPRKSWITAMAGRFVDGICIVQGPKQNNGTRTMPHLFQKLETLGYTAMEAAGFSWGHPIVASAACLAYKKDLFFEVGGFGDLINLSSGDDDMLIHKMMKIPGTKVCYNLDREAVIETEPVHTWKQLFNQRARWSSNGTSYESKPYILMLTLIYTYYIWMFISPWCVVFFDCPWQWCVFSILPKIVIDFIFLGIASWKLHSKRKMLAFIPTELIQIPMIVFCVPAGITGLFRWK
- the lpxA gene encoding acyl-ACP--UDP-N-acetylglucosamine O-acyltransferase, with the translated sequence MIHVSAFVHPSVKIPDSAVVGPWCLVDEGAEIGEGVVLESRVHVYGGVNIKPETHVYDGAVLGAPPQDLKYAGEETRLEIGAHCTIREYCTLNRGTVQGGGCTRVGDQVLIMAYSHIGHDCQIGRGAVIANGCQFGGHVRIGEFATIGGVTAIQQRNQVGAYAFVGGTYKVDRDVPPCTKASGTPIRYCGLNLHALRLHPEEFPEERIRNLEQAYRMLYRSGRPASEVIEELKKGPEHLFQAFFDDHWAGSIVRP
- a CDS encoding sugar-binding protein, which translates into the protein MKYMRISSLLKCALGMLLAVSLADAASFSSYRDRDAGRFVLKEGKSFRPDKDVVTVIMREAIPRGGGYTYQYPRENPEPVLTDKYAMEGALSMEMELIASDYSGIAICIAGSVDLAPYLEDGVLEFWIKGAQGGENALFVLVDDGVKSNGESLQVKLRSKGLGEITTEWTRFSIPLKLFGTTGVYWDAKNTREVMLPFNWSNFKGFRLEVRKDENESFKVWMDDIVIKKHGKAYEGPAYYPFRNEI
- a CDS encoding glycoside hydrolase family 5 protein; the protein is MKRILSTLAIVSSALIWQACSDDPASSSEEPGSSASALPTSSAGIDEDEPTGQSSLPDYSRAIAVNKMLGHGINFGNSWDSGIDPQKKCEEGKENDRCYTEGKVYDYLDEKWNNPIDDEWFKIAKDAGFQSIRLPVRWNQTALQEPPYTIQAERVAGVKHHIDVANSLGMPVVINQHHFNELYENPDKYLPQFYAIWEQIAEEFKDYSNDSLVFEVLNESRGKSDKILAQMTDSAIKIIRKTNPGRTIMIDPGNYGKFDLMGDFADIKDSNIIIDGHYYEPYSYSHQGHNGACGSLWKPIDQTAALSIVADLKNYVQLAKKTFPGKNGTYAPLYIGEFGASSACEAEGVDDENRSYYIKAIVEVANQLGYTWAIWGFTGVQFDIYDKGAGEWYPKILEVLQKNM